In Acidovorax sp. GBBC 1281, a single window of DNA contains:
- a CDS encoding putative 2-aminoethylphosphonate ABC transporter permease subunit codes for MSAVAAAVRAAPLRQRVHWSDRLAHLGLLGVVALLGVGLVAPLLLILSKALDAPQGGAVSGLGAFAAYLASPALLTSLWNSVWVSLLVTAIVLPLAFAFAYALTRSCMPAKALLRTVMLLPLLAPSLLSAISLIYWFGNQGVARDFWTALGFTGIYGASGIVLAECFAVFPHVLMILVTALSLADARLYEAADALGTGTLRKFFTITLPGAKYGLISAALVCFTLVITDFGIPKVVGGNFNVLATDVFKLVIGQHDFQRGAVVALLLLLPAVLTFAIDGLVQRRQTATLTARAVALVPRRARGFDAAMALYCLCIAALVLAMFGMAVFASFAKLWPYNLSPSLDHYVAGLIDADLADALANSLKLACGTAVVGTAVVFVGAYLLEKTRGLQALRPVVRLAAMLPMAVPGLVLGLGYIFFFNAPANPLHGLYQTLPLMVLCTLVHFYTTGHLTVVTALKALDAEFEAVSASLKVPLYKTFWRVTLPICLPVLLDVSRYFFISAMTTISAVVFLYSPDTRLASVAILNLDEAGDTGPAAAMAVLIAATSAVVTLLYLAAGHWVERRTQAWRAPAR; via the coding sequence ATGAGCGCGGTGGCGGCGGCCGTTCGCGCGGCGCCCCTGCGCCAGCGGGTGCATTGGAGCGACCGGCTGGCCCACCTCGGCCTGCTGGGTGTGGTGGCGCTGCTGGGCGTCGGACTGGTGGCGCCGCTGCTGCTCATCCTGTCGAAGGCGCTGGATGCACCGCAGGGCGGGGCGGTGTCGGGGCTGGGGGCCTTCGCTGCCTACCTGGCCTCGCCCGCCTTGCTCACCAGCCTGTGGAACAGCGTGTGGGTGTCGCTGCTGGTGACCGCCATCGTGTTGCCGCTGGCCTTCGCCTTCGCCTACGCGCTGACCCGCAGCTGCATGCCGGCCAAGGCGCTGCTGCGCACGGTGATGCTGCTGCCGCTGCTGGCGCCTTCGCTGCTGTCGGCCATCTCGCTGATCTACTGGTTCGGCAACCAGGGCGTGGCCCGGGACTTCTGGACGGCGCTGGGGTTCACCGGCATCTACGGCGCATCGGGCATCGTGCTGGCCGAGTGCTTCGCGGTGTTTCCGCACGTGCTGATGATCCTGGTCACGGCGCTTTCGCTGGCCGATGCGCGCCTGTACGAGGCGGCCGATGCGCTCGGCACCGGCACGCTGCGCAAATTCTTCACCATCACCCTGCCGGGCGCCAAGTACGGGCTGATCTCGGCCGCGTTGGTGTGCTTCACCCTGGTCATCACCGACTTCGGCATTCCCAAGGTCGTGGGCGGCAACTTCAACGTGCTGGCCACCGACGTCTTCAAGCTGGTCATCGGCCAGCACGACTTCCAGCGCGGCGCGGTGGTGGCGCTGCTGCTGTTGCTGCCGGCGGTGCTCACCTTCGCCATCGACGGGCTGGTGCAGCGCCGGCAGACCGCCACCCTCACGGCACGGGCCGTGGCGCTGGTGCCCCGCCGCGCGCGCGGATTCGATGCGGCCATGGCGCTCTATTGCCTGTGCATCGCCGCCCTGGTGCTGGCCATGTTCGGCATGGCGGTGTTCGCCTCCTTCGCCAAGCTGTGGCCGTACAACCTGTCGCCCAGCCTGGACCATTACGTCGCGGGCCTGATCGATGCCGACCTGGCCGATGCCCTGGCCAACAGCCTGAAGCTCGCCTGCGGCACGGCGGTGGTGGGGACGGCCGTGGTGTTCGTCGGCGCCTACCTGCTGGAAAAGACCCGGGGCCTGCAAGCCCTGCGGCCCGTGGTGCGGCTGGCGGCCATGCTGCCCATGGCCGTTCCCGGCCTGGTGCTGGGCCTGGGCTACATCTTCTTTTTCAACGCGCCGGCCAACCCGCTGCACGGCTTGTACCAGACGCTGCCGCTGATGGTGCTGTGCACGCTGGTGCACTTCTACACGACCGGCCACCTCACCGTGGTGACGGCGCTCAAGGCGCTGGATGCCGAGTTCGAAGCGGTGTCCGCCTCGCTCAAGGTGCCGCTCTACAAGACCTTCTGGCGCGTGACGCTGCCCATCTGCCTGCCGGTGCTGCTGGACGTGTCGCGCTATTTCTTCATCAGCGCCATGACGACGATCTCGGCCGTGGTGTTCCTCTACTCGCCCGACACCCGGCTGGCCTCGGTCGCCATCCTGAACCTGGACGAGGCCGGCGACACCGGCCCGGCCGCGGCCATGGCGGTGCTGATCGCCGCTACCTCGGCGGTGGTGACGCTGCTGTACCTGGCCGCCGGCCATTGGGTCGAGCGGCGCACCCAGGCCTGGCGTGCACCGGCCCGATGA
- a CDS encoding putative 2-aminoethylphosphonate ABC transporter substrate-binding protein, translated as MQRTPRPLSAAILGLVLAVAAGSAFAQKQQLIVYTALETDQLKAYQEAFNAVNPDIEIKWVRDSTGVITAKLLAEKANPQADVVMGVAATSLALFDRNGMLEPYAPLNIDAIMPAYRDKKNPPAWFGMDVFGATVCFNTVEAKKRNIPLPTTWKDLTRPEFKGQVVMPNPASSGTGYLDVVSWLQMWGDEGGKGGGWKYMDALHENIGQYTHSGSKPCNMAASGEYVAGISFEYRGHTNKAKGAPIELVFPKEGLGWDLEGFAIYKGTKKLDAAKKLADWASSKDAMKLYGKNFAITAQPGIAPKLAGIPDDYEARLIRLDFDQAAASREATLAEWSRRYDSKSEAKK; from the coding sequence ATGCAACGCACCCCACGGCCGCTTTCCGCGGCAATTCTCGGACTGGTCCTGGCCGTTGCGGCCGGCTCGGCCTTCGCGCAAAAGCAGCAACTGATCGTCTATACCGCCCTGGAGACCGACCAGCTCAAGGCCTACCAGGAAGCGTTCAATGCGGTGAACCCGGACATCGAGATCAAGTGGGTGCGCGACTCCACGGGCGTCATCACCGCCAAGCTGCTGGCCGAGAAAGCCAACCCGCAGGCGGACGTCGTCATGGGTGTGGCGGCCACCAGCCTTGCGCTGTTCGACCGCAACGGCATGCTGGAGCCCTACGCGCCGCTGAACATCGACGCGATCATGCCGGCCTACCGCGACAAGAAGAACCCGCCCGCATGGTTCGGCATGGACGTGTTCGGCGCCACCGTGTGCTTCAACACCGTGGAAGCCAAGAAGCGCAACATTCCCCTGCCCACGACCTGGAAGGACCTGACCCGGCCCGAGTTCAAGGGCCAGGTGGTGATGCCCAATCCGGCGTCCTCCGGCACCGGCTACCTGGACGTGGTGTCCTGGCTGCAGATGTGGGGCGACGAGGGCGGCAAGGGCGGCGGCTGGAAGTACATGGACGCGCTGCACGAGAACATCGGCCAGTACACGCACTCCGGCTCCAAGCCCTGCAACATGGCGGCTTCCGGCGAGTACGTCGCGGGCATCTCCTTCGAGTACCGCGGCCACACCAACAAGGCCAAGGGCGCGCCGATCGAGCTGGTGTTCCCCAAGGAAGGCCTGGGCTGGGACCTGGAAGGCTTCGCCATCTACAAGGGCACCAAGAAGCTGGACGCGGCCAAGAAGCTGGCCGACTGGGCGTCGTCGAAAGATGCCATGAAGCTCTACGGCAAGAACTTCGCCATCACCGCCCAGCCGGGCATCGCGCCCAAGCTGGCCGGCATTCCTGACGACTATGAAGCGCGCCTGATCCGGCTCGACTTCGACCAGGCCGCCGCCAGCCGCGAGGCCACGCTGGCCGAATGGTCCCGGCGCTACGACAGCAAGAGCGAAGCGAAGAAGTAA
- a CDS encoding phosphonate utilization associated transcriptional regulator: MAVQSPANAAIAQLQGNSLAGLVQNEIERMILASELQPGEKLTESTLATRLGVSRGPVREAFRMLDEAGLVRTEKNRGVFVRDIALDEALEIFELRAVMEMYIGRKLAETCTAAQTKALRRWVDAMDAATKAGNAQDFHRFNLEFHDALLQLAGNAKFTAHYRRLIKELSLIRRRNLTVESMAVYTREHRQIVKAIAARNAEAAGQAMFDHVMNSRERTLQNYRPAPEASLATPAPVRRRTTRATAEA, from the coding sequence ATGGCCGTCCAGAGCCCCGCGAACGCCGCCATCGCACAGCTTCAGGGCAACTCGCTCGCCGGCCTCGTGCAAAACGAGATCGAGCGCATGATCCTGGCCTCCGAGCTCCAGCCCGGGGAGAAGCTGACCGAATCCACCCTGGCCACCCGCCTGGGCGTGTCGCGTGGCCCGGTGCGCGAGGCGTTCCGCATGCTCGACGAGGCCGGCCTGGTGCGCACCGAGAAAAACCGCGGCGTCTTCGTGCGCGACATCGCGCTGGACGAGGCCCTGGAGATCTTCGAGCTGCGCGCGGTGATGGAGATGTACATCGGCCGCAAGCTCGCCGAAACCTGCACCGCCGCCCAGACGAAGGCGCTGCGCCGATGGGTCGATGCCATGGACGCGGCCACCAAGGCCGGCAACGCGCAGGACTTCCACCGCTTCAACCTGGAGTTCCACGACGCCCTGCTGCAGCTGGCCGGCAACGCCAAGTTCACCGCCCATTACCGGCGCCTCATCAAGGAGCTATCGCTGATCCGGCGCCGCAACCTCACCGTCGAATCCATGGCGGTGTACACCCGCGAGCACCGGCAGATCGTCAAGGCGATCGCGGCGCGCAATGCCGAGGCCGCGGGCCAGGCGATGTTCGACCACGTGATGAACAGCCGCGAACGCACACTGCAGAACTACCGCCCCGCGCCAGAAGCCTCCCTCGCCACGCCGGCCCCAGTGCGCCGGCGCACCACGCGCGCCACCGCCGAGGCCTGA
- a CDS encoding DUF4337 domain-containing protein — protein sequence MSSGGFHVHGPHDHAVEHASQGHGPHEAHAHEGGGSSTSKIAMFTAIVATVGAIFSYMGGATQANAGLLKNDAAIRKTEASNQWNYFQSKSTKQSLTEMARDLAPEDRKGSYQTKLDRYEAEKNEIKTQAEKLERESLDFDHQSEAQMHQHHRWAQATTALQVAIALAAIALLTRKKWLEYGMYGVAAIGLGVGTMAFLHF from the coding sequence ATGTCTTCCGGCGGATTTCACGTACACGGCCCCCACGACCATGCGGTCGAACATGCCAGCCAGGGCCACGGCCCCCACGAGGCCCACGCGCACGAGGGCGGCGGATCGTCCACCAGCAAGATCGCCATGTTCACCGCGATCGTGGCGACGGTGGGCGCCATCTTTTCCTACATGGGCGGGGCCACGCAGGCCAATGCCGGGCTGCTGAAGAACGACGCGGCCATCCGCAAGACGGAGGCCTCCAACCAGTGGAATTACTTCCAGTCCAAGAGCACCAAGCAGTCGCTGACCGAAATGGCCCGCGACCTGGCGCCCGAGGACCGCAAGGGCAGCTACCAGACCAAGCTGGACCGCTACGAGGCCGAGAAGAACGAGATCAAGACGCAGGCCGAGAAGCTGGAGCGCGAGTCGCTCGACTTCGACCACCAGAGCGAGGCCCAGATGCACCAGCACCACCGCTGGGCCCAGGCCACCACCGCGCTGCAGGTGGCCATCGCCCTGGCGGCCATCGCGCTGCTCACGCGCAAGAAGTGGCTGGAATACGGCATGTACGGCGTGGCCGCCATCGGCCTGGGCGTCGGCACCATGGCGTTCCTGCATTTCTGA
- a CDS encoding dihydrofolate reductase — MALHLIYARAANGVIGKDGTMPWHLPEDLAHFRRLTNGCPVVMGRKTWDSLPPRFRPLPGRANIVVTRQPDWQAEGARRAAGLPEALRMAEAEGPTTWVIGGAQLYAQALPLATRIEATEIGQAFEGDAYAPEPGPEWVETARESHRSADGLPYTFLTLERR, encoded by the coding sequence ATGGCCCTGCACCTGATTTATGCGCGCGCCGCCAACGGCGTGATCGGCAAGGACGGCACCATGCCCTGGCACCTGCCCGAAGACCTGGCGCACTTTCGCCGGCTGACGAACGGCTGCCCCGTGGTGATGGGCCGCAAGACCTGGGATTCGCTGCCACCGCGCTTTCGGCCGCTGCCGGGACGCGCCAACATCGTGGTGACGCGCCAGCCGGATTGGCAGGCCGAAGGCGCCCGCCGCGCCGCGGGCCTGCCCGAGGCCCTGCGGATGGCCGAGGCCGAGGGCCCCACCACCTGGGTGATCGGCGGCGCGCAGCTGTACGCGCAGGCCCTGCCGCTGGCCACGCGCATCGAGGCCACCGAGATCGGGCAGGCGTTCGAGGGCGACGCCTACGCGCCCGAGCCTGGCCCCGAATGGGTGGAAACGGCGCGCGAAAGCCATCGGAGTGCCGACGGCCTGCCTTACACTTTCCTGACGCTTGAGCGGCGCTGA
- a CDS encoding Lrp/AsnC family transcriptional regulator has product MKLDAIDQKILDLLQEDADQQGAEIAAKVGLSTTPCWRRVQRLKESGVIKKSVALVDAQKVNVGVTVFVSVRTSTHTQEWFDKFKATIQVMPEVVEFYRMSGEIDYLLRVVVPDIAAYDRVYKKLIASNHLCDISSSFAMEEIKFTTALPLNYAR; this is encoded by the coding sequence GTGAAACTAGACGCCATTGACCAAAAGATCCTGGATCTGTTGCAGGAAGACGCCGACCAGCAAGGGGCCGAGATCGCCGCCAAGGTGGGGCTCTCGACCACGCCGTGCTGGCGCCGGGTGCAGCGGCTCAAGGAGAGCGGCGTCATCAAGAAGAGCGTGGCGTTGGTCGATGCGCAGAAGGTCAACGTCGGCGTGACGGTGTTCGTTTCGGTGCGCACCAGCACCCACACGCAGGAGTGGTTCGACAAGTTCAAGGCCACCATCCAGGTCATGCCTGAGGTCGTCGAGTTCTATCGCATGAGCGGCGAGATCGACTACCTGCTGCGCGTGGTGGTGCCCGACATCGCGGCCTACGACCGGGTCTACAAGAAGCTGATCGCCAGCAACCACCTGTGCGACATCAGCTCCAGCTTCGCGATGGAAGAGATCAAGTTCACCACGGCGCTGCCGCTCAATTACGCGCGGTAG
- a CDS encoding aminotransferase class V-fold PLP-dependent enzyme yields the protein MEIYLDANATTPVLPAARDAALAAMADDYGNPSSTHSTGLKARALMDAVRARARRVVGAPSGQLMFVSGATEGIQTAVLSALDHVRRQGTAGGDGAAGPQLLLYGATEHKAVPEALRHWNTLLQLGLQVLPIPVAHDGRHDLDWLRAHAPRAALVCTMAANNETGVVSDLAGIAQAMAGSGALWLVDSVQALGKMALQLADHPIDYATFSGHKLYAPKGIGLLYVREGAPFTPMMAGGGQEGALRSGTENMAGIAALGAVLAALEGGTTFQPPQVLAGYRAQLGAALEAAFPGLVFNAPPGLCLPTTLNFSVPGVGSRLLLDLFDAAGVRVSGGSACSAAKAQPSHVLQAMQLPAWQADSAVRLSFGPAADAAFIGEACARIRACGESLRASCLGPAQPAALPVEGVTRFVVDGACCYLVADAASRRCAVIDPLPALTERLAQLVRCQGYTLAAVLDTHSHGDHASSAAALRAALAGHPAADEAVDTLGWPQPAERIDLGALHLTRLATPGHTEDATAYLLHGAQGLRLAFVGDTVMPGALGRSDFAQSAPLAFGPSLHRMAQHLGTRTLLLPAHDEDHRFATTLATECAAQPLLAQVLDGRLDAAGFAQAKARLEQGMALQGASGQPMLCGVRVDSPCTSAAGSDMALAALQAMLQAPQPALLLVDVREPYEQRLGRAPDLGAPVQRQAVPLSALVNALPEWLALSPDTPVLFFCRSGNRSAQAAKALRRLGHARAWSLAGGMALWRS from the coding sequence ATGGAAATCTACCTCGACGCCAACGCCACCACGCCCGTCCTGCCCGCCGCCCGCGATGCCGCCCTGGCCGCGATGGCGGACGACTATGGCAACCCCAGCAGCACGCACAGCACCGGCCTCAAGGCCCGCGCGCTGATGGATGCGGTGCGGGCCCGGGCCCGCCGGGTGGTCGGTGCGCCTTCGGGCCAGCTGATGTTCGTGAGCGGCGCGACCGAGGGCATCCAGACCGCCGTGCTGTCGGCCCTGGACCATGTGCGCAGGCAGGGCACCGCAGGCGGCGACGGCGCCGCAGGGCCGCAGCTGCTGCTGTACGGCGCGACCGAGCACAAGGCGGTGCCCGAGGCGCTCCGGCACTGGAACACGCTGCTGCAGCTCGGCCTGCAGGTGCTGCCCATTCCCGTGGCGCACGATGGCCGGCACGACCTCGACTGGCTGCGCGCCCATGCGCCGCGCGCCGCGCTGGTGTGCACCATGGCCGCCAACAACGAGACCGGCGTGGTCAGCGATCTGGCGGGCATCGCGCAGGCGATGGCGGGCAGCGGCGCGCTGTGGCTGGTGGACAGCGTGCAGGCCCTGGGCAAGATGGCGCTGCAGCTGGCCGACCACCCCATCGACTACGCCACGTTCTCCGGCCACAAGCTCTATGCGCCCAAGGGCATCGGCCTGCTGTACGTGCGCGAGGGCGCGCCGTTCACGCCCATGATGGCCGGCGGCGGGCAGGAGGGCGCCCTGCGCTCGGGCACCGAGAACATGGCAGGCATCGCCGCCCTGGGCGCGGTGCTGGCGGCGCTGGAGGGCGGCACCACGTTCCAGCCCCCGCAGGTGCTGGCGGGCTACCGGGCGCAGTTGGGCGCGGCGCTGGAGGCGGCCTTCCCCGGCCTCGTCTTCAACGCGCCGCCTGGGCTCTGCCTGCCCACCACGCTCAACTTCTCGGTGCCGGGCGTGGGCTCCCGGTTGTTGCTGGACCTGTTCGACGCCGCGGGTGTGCGCGTCAGCGGCGGCTCGGCCTGCAGCGCGGCCAAGGCCCAGCCCAGCCACGTGCTGCAGGCCATGCAGTTGCCGGCCTGGCAGGCAGACTCGGCCGTGCGGCTGTCGTTCGGCCCGGCCGCGGACGCCGCCTTCATCGGCGAGGCCTGCGCCCGCATCCGCGCGTGCGGCGAATCGCTGCGTGCCAGCTGCCTGGGCCCGGCGCAACCGGCCGCGCTGCCCGTCGAAGGCGTGACCCGCTTCGTGGTCGATGGCGCGTGCTGCTATCTGGTGGCCGATGCCGCCAGCCGCCGCTGCGCCGTGATCGATCCGCTGCCCGCGCTGACCGAGCGGCTGGCCCAGCTGGTGCGTTGCCAGGGCTACACGCTGGCGGCGGTGCTGGACACCCACAGCCACGGCGACCACGCCTCATCCGCCGCTGCGCTGCGTGCCGCCCTGGCCGGCCACCCGGCCGCGGACGAGGCCGTGGACACCCTGGGCTGGCCGCAGCCCGCCGAACGGATCGACCTGGGCGCGCTGCACCTCACCCGCCTGGCCACGCCGGGCCACACCGAAGATGCCACGGCCTATCTGCTGCACGGCGCGCAGGGCCTGCGCCTGGCGTTCGTGGGAGACACCGTCATGCCGGGCGCGCTGGGGCGCAGCGATTTCGCGCAGAGCGCGCCGCTCGCCTTCGGGCCGTCGCTGCATCGCATGGCGCAACACCTGGGCACCCGTACGCTGCTGCTGCCCGCGCACGATGAAGACCACCGCTTCGCCACCACGCTCGCCACGGAATGCGCCGCCCAGCCGCTGCTGGCGCAGGTGCTCGACGGGCGCCTGGACGCCGCGGGTTTCGCGCAGGCCAAGGCGCGGCTGGAGCAGGGCATGGCACTGCAGGGGGCCAGCGGCCAGCCCATGCTGTGCGGCGTGCGTGTGGACTCGCCGTGCACGTCCGCCGCGGGCAGCGACATGGCGCTGGCCGCACTGCAAGCGATGCTGCAGGCCCCGCAGCCCGCCCTGCTGCTGGTGGACGTGCGGGAGCCCTACGAGCAGCGCCTGGGCCGGGCGCCCGACCTGGGGGCACCCGTGCAGCGCCAGGCCGTGCCGCTGTCGGCCCTGGTGAACGCGCTGCCCGAATGGCTGGCTCTGTCGCCCGACACGCCCGTCCTGTTCTTTTGCCGCAGCGGCAACCGCAGCGCGCAGGCGGCCAAGGCGCTGCGCCGGCTGGGCCACGCCCGGGCCTGGAGCCTGGCGGGCGGCATGGCGCTGTGGCGCAGTTGA